From Pseudomonas sp. G.S.17, the proteins below share one genomic window:
- the flgC gene encoding flagellar basal body rod protein FlgC, with amino-acid sequence MSLANVFNIAGSGMSAQTTRLNTTASNIANAETVSSSMDQTYRARHPVFATVMQGQGNSGGGSLFQDQGEAGQGVQVSGIIEDASNLEARYEPNHPSADKDGYVYYPNVNVVEEMADMISASRSFQTNAEIMNTAKTMMQKVLTLGQ; translated from the coding sequence ATGTCTCTAGCCAACGTTTTCAACATTGCCGGCAGCGGCATGAGTGCGCAGACCACTCGCCTGAACACCACCGCCAGTAACATCGCCAACGCTGAAACCGTGTCTTCGAGCATGGATCAGACTTACCGCGCGCGCCATCCGGTGTTCGCCACCGTGATGCAGGGGCAGGGCAACAGCGGTGGCGGTTCGTTGTTTCAGGATCAAGGCGAAGCCGGGCAGGGCGTGCAGGTCTCCGGAATTATCGAAGATGCTTCCAACCTCGAAGCGCGTTACGAGCCAAATCATCCTTCCGCCGACAAGGACGGGTACGTTTACTACCCCAACGTCAATGTCGTCGAAGAAATGGCTGACATGATTTCTGCCAGTCGGTCTTTCCAGACCAACGCGGAAATCATGAACACCGCCAAAACCATGATGCAGAAAGTCCTGACCCTCGGTCAGTGA
- a CDS encoding flagellar hook assembly protein FlgD gives MAVEDVSSTSFINALQNPTPTVSNSGAALGKDSFLQLLVTQMKNQNPLDPQDNTAFVAQLAQFSSLESMQNLTSTVDSIATSYKSSQALQASSLVGRSVIVEAGSTVVDTTKGMTGSVVVPASSTATTVKIYDTSMNLVDTVDLGTQPAGKTSFTWDGTNSDGEAAPAGTYSFVANGSIDGKGTSLATYLPATVNSVTTSTNGGEMTLNLAGGSSIALSKVQTIGI, from the coding sequence ATGGCCGTTGAAGACGTATCGTCAACCAGTTTCATCAATGCACTGCAAAACCCGACGCCGACTGTTAGCAACTCGGGTGCCGCGCTGGGCAAGGATTCATTCCTGCAGTTGCTGGTGACGCAGATGAAGAACCAGAACCCACTGGATCCGCAGGACAACACGGCGTTCGTCGCCCAGCTGGCGCAGTTCAGTAGCCTGGAAAGCATGCAGAACCTGACCTCGACAGTCGATTCGATTGCCACCAGCTACAAGTCGTCGCAAGCCTTGCAGGCATCGTCTCTGGTTGGCCGCTCGGTGATCGTGGAAGCAGGTTCCACAGTTGTCGATACCACCAAGGGCATGACCGGTTCGGTTGTCGTTCCCGCATCGTCTACCGCCACGACGGTCAAGATTTACGACACCAGCATGAACCTGGTCGACACGGTGGACCTGGGTACCCAGCCTGCCGGCAAGACCAGCTTCACGTGGGATGGCACCAACAGCGACGGCGAAGCGGCCCCCGCTGGCACTTACAGCTTTGTCGCGAACGGCAGTATTGATGGCAAGGGCACTTCGTTGGCTACTTACTTGCCGGCCACGGTCAATAGCGTGACCACTTCCACCAATGGTGGGGAGATGACGCTTAATCTGGCGGGCGGTAGCAGCATCGCTTTGTCCAAAGTGCAAACAATCGGAATTTAG
- the flgE gene encoding flagellar hook protein FlgE codes for MSFNIGLSGLYAANKSLDVTGNNIANVATTGFKSSRVEFADQYAQSIRGTSGQTNVGSGVTTAAVSQQFTQGSLTTGTANSLDLAINGNGFFMLSNNGEKLYTRAGAFHTDKEGFVVNSSGQNLQGYNVDGNGNVVVGALSNLKVDSSNLEPKTTTSITNKANFNSSEAIPTVATFSPTDTKSYNVKYSTPIYDTQGNAHTLDQYFVKTGTNSWSMYSLVDGRNISDPGTDPVDVAADKVDLSFDSSGALIVKTPTTGTGAAPTDGANIKFDATAGTFTISGWKPATPVVSGTTTTWVDNGASSSDITLNMMTATQTASASGLISQDQDGYATGQISAMSVDATGNLFATYTNGKSKVIGQVSLTNFANVQGLAPAGGTNWRETFASGVPVSGVPESGTLGYLTGQALEDSNVDLTGELVNLIKAQSNYQANAKTISTQSTIMQTTIQMT; via the coding sequence ATGTCATTCAATATCGGTCTTAGTGGGCTCTATGCGGCAAACAAAAGTCTCGACGTCACCGGCAACAACATTGCCAACGTCGCGACCACCGGCTTCAAGTCTTCCCGTGTGGAGTTTGCCGACCAGTACGCGCAATCCATTCGCGGCACGTCCGGCCAGACCAACGTCGGCAGCGGCGTAACCACCGCCGCCGTGTCGCAACAGTTCACCCAGGGCTCCCTGACCACCGGTACGGCCAACAGCCTGGACCTGGCGATCAATGGCAATGGTTTCTTCATGCTCAGCAACAACGGTGAAAAGCTCTACACCCGTGCGGGCGCATTCCATACCGACAAGGAAGGTTTTGTCGTTAATAGCTCTGGGCAGAATCTGCAAGGCTACAACGTCGATGGCAACGGCAACGTGGTGGTGGGTGCGTTGAGCAATCTCAAGGTCGACTCGTCGAACCTGGAGCCGAAAACAACCACTTCGATCACCAACAAGGCCAACTTTAACTCGTCGGAAGCGATTCCAACGGTGGCCACGTTCAGTCCGACCGACACCAAGAGCTACAACGTCAAATACAGCACGCCGATTTACGATACCCAGGGCAATGCCCACACCCTTGATCAGTATTTCGTGAAGACCGGTACCAATTCGTGGTCGATGTACTCGCTGGTTGACGGTCGCAACATCAGCGACCCAGGCACTGATCCAGTGGACGTAGCGGCTGACAAGGTTGATCTGTCGTTTGATTCCAGTGGTGCGTTGATTGTCAAAACGCCTACGACCGGTACGGGCGCGGCGCCTACTGATGGCGCGAACATCAAGTTCGATGCCACCGCTGGTACGTTCACTATCTCTGGCTGGAAGCCGGCAACGCCCGTTGTCAGCGGCACCACCACGACTTGGGTAGATAATGGCGCGAGCAGTTCAGACATCACGCTTAACATGATGACCGCCACCCAGACTGCTTCGGCATCGGGTTTGATCAGCCAGGATCAGGACGGCTATGCCACAGGCCAGATCAGCGCCATGAGCGTTGATGCCACCGGCAACCTGTTCGCGACCTACACCAACGGCAAGTCCAAGGTGATCGGCCAGGTTTCGCTGACCAACTTCGCCAACGTACAAGGCCTGGCACCTGCCGGCGGCACCAACTGGCGCGAAACCTTTGCTTCGGGCGTGCCGGTCAGCGGTGTGCCGGAGTCGGGAACGCTGGGCTACCTCACCGGCCAGGCGCTGGAGGATTCCAACGTCGACCTGACCGGCGAACTGGTTAACCTGATCAAGGCGCAGAGCAACTATCAGGCGAATGCGAAAACCATTTCGACTCAAAGCACCATCATGCAGACCACTATTCAGATGACCTGA
- a CDS encoding flagellar hook-basal body complex protein gives MSFNVAISGINAANKRLEVAGNNIANVGTLGFKSSRAEFAALYSSAHLSNGRNATGDGVRLANVSQNFNQGTSMTTHGRPLDMRIQGNGFFVVSDGGALAYTRAGAFLKDAEDFVVDSEGGRLQGYAANEKGEIIDGVRTDLRIDTSAMAPRFTTRISDTINLNASSQSLGALPKFDAGDAATYTKVTQTTIQDKGVGAIPPADHQLSQYFVKTDDDQWSMYVLIDGRNPVDPSSTSALHVTLNKAADGTIKYSGNTEHIRKLSDTEFTLIGWKPAQQTGDSWSVSPAPNNGAVSLSLEDGALSALDDNDPVMVRPVPVFDVSDIKTYNNTFPTGIFDSQGNKHELMQYFIKDGVNSWQMQLLVNDRSPMDPGSKQPLTANIVFNTDGSLRSITGSPGLTASGDGKLQLQGWVPAKVRDRGTSREQWISNGAVAGAGGITLDMSKLSQYSAATARTSPQADGHAAGGLMGLNLEHDGTLRASFSNGLTRNIGRVMLASFANEQGLQPQSDSRWTETNASGIANYGTAGVGTLGSIIGGALEGSNVELSDELIELIQAQTAYQANSKAISTEVTLLQTLIQST, from the coding sequence ATGTCGTTCAATGTTGCTATCAGCGGTATCAACGCTGCCAATAAAAGGCTTGAAGTGGCCGGTAATAATATTGCCAATGTCGGGACGCTCGGTTTCAAGTCGTCTCGCGCAGAGTTCGCGGCACTTTATTCATCAGCACATTTGAGTAATGGACGCAACGCCACAGGTGACGGCGTGCGTTTGGCCAATGTGTCGCAGAACTTCAATCAAGGCACTTCCATGACCACCCATGGCCGGCCGCTGGATATGCGGATTCAAGGTAACGGATTCTTTGTGGTCAGTGATGGCGGTGCCCTGGCGTATACCCGCGCCGGGGCTTTCTTGAAGGACGCCGAGGATTTTGTGGTGGACAGCGAAGGCGGGCGCTTGCAAGGCTACGCGGCCAATGAGAAAGGCGAGATTATTGATGGGGTGCGTACCGATCTGAGGATCGACACTTCGGCCATGGCTCCCAGGTTCACGACGCGGATCTCGGACACGATCAACCTGAACGCGTCATCGCAATCACTGGGCGCGTTACCGAAGTTTGACGCAGGTGATGCAGCCACTTATACCAAGGTGACGCAAACAACCATCCAGGACAAAGGAGTCGGTGCTATACCGCCCGCTGACCATCAACTCAGCCAATATTTCGTCAAGACGGACGACGATCAGTGGTCAATGTATGTATTGATCGATGGCCGCAATCCGGTTGATCCTTCCAGTACCAGCGCGCTGCACGTCACTTTAAATAAAGCAGCGGATGGGACAATCAAATATTCCGGCAATACCGAACATATCAGAAAACTCTCCGATACGGAGTTCACATTGATTGGCTGGAAGCCCGCGCAACAAACAGGAGATTCGTGGAGTGTCAGTCCTGCGCCAAATAATGGCGCGGTTTCTCTGTCTCTGGAGGATGGCGCGCTCAGTGCGCTGGATGATAATGATCCAGTGATGGTGCGTCCTGTTCCGGTATTCGATGTTTCCGATATCAAAACCTACAACAACACGTTCCCCACTGGCATCTTCGACAGCCAGGGCAACAAGCATGAACTCATGCAGTATTTCATCAAGGACGGCGTGAACAGTTGGCAGATGCAGCTTCTGGTCAACGACCGCAGTCCCATGGACCCTGGCTCGAAACAGCCGCTGACGGCGAATATTGTGTTCAACACCGACGGGTCATTGCGGTCGATCACCGGTTCTCCGGGGTTGACGGCCAGTGGCGACGGCAAGCTTCAGCTGCAAGGCTGGGTGCCGGCCAAGGTGCGGGATCGAGGTACCAGTCGTGAGCAATGGATATCCAATGGCGCGGTTGCCGGTGCGGGCGGCATCACCCTTGATATGAGCAAGCTCAGCCAATACAGCGCTGCAACGGCGCGGACTTCGCCACAGGCCGATGGTCACGCCGCTGGCGGATTGATGGGCCTGAACCTTGAGCACGACGGGACTCTGCGGGCTTCGTTCAGTAACGGGCTGACTCGCAATATCGGGCGGGTCATGCTCGCCAGTTTTGCTAATGAGCAGGGTTTACAACCGCAAAGCGATTCGCGCTGGACCGAAACCAATGCGTCGGGCATCGCCAATTACGGCACCGCCGGGGTCGGTACGCTGGGCAGTATTATCGGCGGGGCGCTGGAGGGTTCAAACGTCGAACTCAGCGACGAACTGATCGAGTTGATTCAGGCACAGACCGCGTATCAGGCGAACTCCAAGGCGATCTCGACGGAGGTCACGTTGCTGCAAACCTTGATTCAATCCACTTGA
- a CDS encoding flagellar basal body rod protein FlgF: MDKLLYVAMSGASENAIAQKAHANNLANVSTNGFQRDLEQARSMPVFGEVQPSRAYAMSERPGTDFSGGAMIDTGRDLDVAVKGDGWIAVQTPDGGEAYTRTSSMNIDALGVLRDGSGLPVMGNGGPIAVPPQQQIEIGADGTISVRSLGETPTVMAQIDRIKLVRPDIKNMEKGPDGLMHTKSGAAAPADATVQVESGFLQASNVNAVEEMTSVLTLSRQFELHVKMMKTAETNDESMARVLQIG, encoded by the coding sequence GTGGACAAGTTGCTTTACGTCGCAATGAGCGGTGCATCCGAAAACGCCATTGCGCAAAAGGCTCATGCCAACAACCTGGCAAACGTCTCTACCAACGGTTTCCAGCGTGACCTTGAACAGGCGCGTTCGATGCCGGTGTTTGGTGAGGTTCAGCCGTCGCGTGCCTACGCCATGAGCGAGCGTCCCGGGACTGACTTCAGTGGCGGCGCAATGATCGACACGGGTCGCGACCTCGACGTTGCCGTCAAGGGCGATGGCTGGATTGCCGTGCAGACACCTGATGGTGGCGAGGCCTACACCCGCACTTCGAGCATGAACATCGATGCTCTCGGCGTGTTGCGTGATGGCAGCGGTTTGCCGGTTATGGGCAACGGCGGTCCTATCGCCGTGCCGCCTCAGCAGCAGATCGAGATCGGCGCCGACGGCACGATCAGTGTTCGCTCCCTGGGCGAAACGCCAACTGTCATGGCGCAGATCGACCGCATCAAGCTGGTAAGGCCCGACATAAAGAACATGGAAAAAGGCCCTGACGGCCTGATGCACACCAAGAGCGGGGCTGCCGCGCCGGCAGACGCCACCGTTCAGGTTGAATCAGGTTTCCTGCAGGCGAGCAACGTGAACGCCGTTGAAGAGATGACTTCGGTACTGACCCTGTCCCGTCAATTTGAATTGCACGTCAAGATGATGAAGACCGCCGAGACCAACGACGAGTCCATGGCTCGCGTCTTGCAGATAGGCTAA
- the flgG gene encoding flagellar basal-body rod protein FlgG: MLPALYVAKTGLAAQDTNLTTISNNLANVSTTGFKSDRAEFQDLLYQIKRQPGAQSTQDSELPSGLQLGTGVRIVGTQKNFTAGSLQTTNNPLDLAVNGRGFFQVMQPDGTIAYSRDGTFHLDSNGQIVTSNGYALEPAIVVPQNAQTFTVGQDGTVSITLAGAVATPQVIGNIQTSDFINPAGLQAQGGNLFLETASSGAPQVGTPGLNGLGPVLQNTLENSNVSTVEELVNMITTQRAYEMNSKVISTADQMLQNITQNL, translated from the coding sequence ATGCTTCCTGCACTATATGTCGCCAAAACCGGTCTGGCCGCTCAGGACACCAACCTGACGACCATCTCCAACAACCTGGCCAACGTGTCGACCACCGGTTTCAAAAGTGATCGCGCTGAATTTCAGGACCTGCTGTATCAGATCAAACGTCAGCCAGGCGCCCAGTCGACCCAGGACAGCGAATTGCCGTCCGGCCTGCAATTGGGTACCGGTGTACGGATCGTTGGCACCCAGAAGAACTTCACTGCTGGCAGCCTGCAAACCACCAACAACCCGCTCGACCTGGCGGTAAATGGTCGTGGGTTTTTCCAGGTCATGCAGCCTGATGGCACCATCGCCTACAGCCGCGACGGTACCTTTCACCTGGACTCCAACGGCCAGATCGTGACCTCCAACGGCTATGCGCTCGAGCCTGCGATTGTCGTGCCGCAGAACGCCCAGACCTTTACGGTCGGCCAGGACGGTACAGTGTCGATCACGCTTGCGGGCGCCGTTGCTACGCCGCAGGTCATCGGCAACATCCAGACCTCGGACTTCATCAACCCGGCCGGTTTGCAGGCTCAGGGCGGTAACCTCTTTCTGGAAACCGCTTCCAGCGGCGCCCCGCAAGTCGGCACACCTGGCCTCAACGGTCTTGGTCCGGTTTTGCAGAACACCCTGGAAAACTCCAACGTCAGCACCGTTGAGGAGCTGGTCAACATGATCACCACCCAACGCGCCTACGAGATGAACTCCAAAGTGATCTCGACTGCCGACCAGATGCTGCAAAACATCACGCAAAACCTGTAA
- the flgH gene encoding flagellar basal body L-ring protein FlgH yields the protein MKRLPVLRLSLLVVPFCGIALLTGCVAPASKPNDPYYAPVLPRTPLPAAANNGSIYQAGFEQNLYGDRKAYRVGDIITITLSERMAASKAASSGISKSSSNSIGLTSLFGAGLSTNNPLGGGDLSLNAGYNGNRVTKGDGKSAQSNSLTGSVTVTVADVMPNGILSVRGEKWMTLNTGDELVRIAGLIRADDIATDNTVSSTRVADARITYSGTGSFADSSQPGWFDRFFLSPLFPF from the coding sequence ATGAAACGGCTTCCTGTTCTGCGGCTTTCTCTGTTGGTCGTTCCATTCTGTGGAATCGCCCTGCTGACGGGTTGCGTTGCCCCGGCTTCCAAGCCTAATGACCCTTATTACGCGCCGGTGTTGCCGCGCACACCGTTGCCTGCTGCGGCGAACAACGGCTCGATCTATCAAGCGGGTTTCGAGCAAAACCTGTATGGCGACCGCAAGGCTTACCGGGTCGGTGACATCATCACCATCACCCTGTCCGAGCGGATGGCGGCGAGCAAGGCGGCCAGTTCCGGGATCAGCAAAAGCAGCAGTAACAGCATCGGCCTGACCTCGCTGTTCGGCGCCGGTTTGAGCACCAACAACCCGCTGGGTGGTGGTGATCTGAGCCTGAACGCCGGGTATAACGGCAACCGTGTCACCAAAGGCGACGGCAAGTCTGCACAAAGCAACAGCCTGACCGGTTCGGTCACTGTGACCGTTGCCGATGTGATGCCCAACGGCATTCTGTCGGTGCGTGGCGAGAAGTGGATGACTCTGAACACCGGCGACGAGCTGGTGCGCATTGCCGGCCTGATCCGCGCCGACGATATCGCCACCGATAACACCGTTTCCTCCACGCGTGTGGCGGATGCGCGCATTACTTATTCAGGTACCGGTTCGTTCGCCGATTCCAGTCAGCCGGGGTGGTTCGATCGGTTCTTCCTCAGCCCGTTGTTCCCTTTCTGA
- a CDS encoding flagellar basal body P-ring protein FlgI, with protein MIKLKQLIAAVLLLSATFGAHAERLKDIASISGVRTNQLIGYGLVVGLNGTGDQTTQTPFTLQTFNNMLAQFGIKVPTGSGTVQLKNVAAVAVYADLPPFAKPGQMVDITVSSIGNSKSLRGGALLMTPMKGVDGNVYAIAQGNLVVGGFDAEGRDGSKITVNVPSSGRIPGGASVERAVPSGFNQGNTLTLNLNRFDFTTAKRVVDKINDLLGPGVAQALDGGSVRVTAPLDPSQRVDYLSVLENLEVDPGQTSAKVIINSRTGTIVIGQNVKVSPAAVTHGSLTVTITEDPIVSQPGALSGGQTVVVPRSKINAQQELHPMFKFGPGTTLDEIVRAVNQVGAAPGDLMAILEALKQAGALQADLIVI; from the coding sequence ATGATCAAGCTCAAGCAACTGATAGCCGCCGTACTGCTGCTGTCCGCCACGTTCGGTGCACACGCCGAACGTTTGAAAGACATCGCCAGTATTTCCGGCGTGCGGACCAACCAATTGATCGGCTACGGCCTGGTGGTCGGCCTCAACGGTACCGGTGACCAGACCACGCAGACGCCGTTCACCTTGCAGACCTTCAACAACATGCTGGCGCAGTTCGGCATCAAGGTGCCGACCGGTTCCGGTACGGTGCAGTTGAAGAACGTTGCCGCCGTGGCGGTGTATGCCGACCTGCCGCCGTTCGCCAAGCCGGGGCAGATGGTCGACATTACTGTCTCGTCCATCGGTAACTCGAAAAGCCTGCGCGGCGGTGCGTTGCTCATGACGCCCATGAAAGGTGTCGACGGCAACGTCTACGCCATTGCCCAAGGCAACCTGGTGGTGGGCGGCTTCGATGCCGAGGGTCGTGACGGCTCGAAGATTACTGTCAACGTCCCATCGTCCGGGCGAATTCCGGGTGGCGCATCGGTAGAGCGTGCCGTGCCAAGCGGTTTCAATCAGGGCAATACCTTGACCCTGAACCTGAACCGCTTCGATTTCACCACCGCCAAGCGCGTGGTCGACAAGATCAACGATCTGCTCGGGCCTGGTGTTGCCCAGGCGCTGGACGGCGGTTCGGTGCGGGTGACTGCGCCGCTGGATCCAAGTCAGCGCGTGGATTATCTGTCGGTGTTGGAAAACCTTGAGGTCGATCCGGGCCAGACTTCCGCCAAAGTCATCATCAATTCCCGCACCGGCACCATCGTCATCGGCCAGAACGTCAAAGTATCGCCGGCCGCCGTGACCCACGGCAGCCTGACCGTGACGATTACCGAAGACCCGATTGTCAGCCAGCCGGGTGCTTTGTCCGGCGGTCAGACCGTGGTCGTGCCGCGCTCGAAGATCAACGCGCAACAAGAGCTGCATCCGATGTTCAAGTTCGGCCCTGGCACCACGCTGGATGAAATCGTTCGCGCGGTTAACCAGGTGGGCGCTGCGCCCGGCGACTTGATGGCCATTCTCGAAGCATTGAAGCAGGCCGGCGCGTTGCAAGCCGACCTGATCGTGATCTGA
- the flgJ gene encoding flagellar assembly peptidoglycan hydrolase FlgJ, whose product MDMPKSPISSASDSGAYTDLNRLNSLKNGDKNSEGNLKKVAQEFESLFVSQMLKAMRSANEVLAKDNPMNTAATRQYQDMYDQQLAVSMSTKGGGIGLQDVLMRQLSKNKSVPPVAADAATTDGAKAEGAVAPAKTALATSVYQRPLWATRSAAADQAAAAAAANGEGRNDMAMLNARRLSLPTKLTDRLLAGIVPNTANALSPTARTAANVAGGSVVGKGNGDWTLDPNFAPATPSYVRSMAQPPLAPAKRAFSNADQFVATMLPLAKEAAARIGIDPTVLVAQAALETGWGKSIMRQQDGSSSHNLFGIKAQGSWKGPEARAITSEFRDGKMVKETADFRSYSSYADSFHDLVSLLQNNDRYKEVVNSADNPEQFVKELQKAGYATDPDYASKISQIAKQMKSYQTYAAATGSSTTL is encoded by the coding sequence ATGGATATGCCTAAGAGCCCGATTTCTTCGGCCAGCGATTCAGGGGCCTACACCGACCTCAATCGTCTGAACTCGTTGAAAAACGGTGACAAGAATAGCGAGGGCAACCTGAAAAAGGTGGCTCAGGAGTTCGAATCGCTGTTCGTCAGTCAGATGCTCAAGGCCATGCGTTCAGCCAACGAAGTGTTGGCCAAAGACAACCCGATGAACACCGCAGCGACCCGTCAGTACCAGGACATGTACGACCAGCAGCTGGCGGTTTCCATGTCCACCAAAGGCGGCGGTATCGGCCTGCAGGATGTGTTGATGCGCCAGCTCTCGAAAAACAAGAGCGTGCCACCGGTAGCTGCGGACGCCGCGACCACCGACGGCGCGAAGGCTGAGGGTGCAGTCGCGCCCGCCAAGACCGCACTGGCCACCAGCGTTTATCAGCGTCCTTTGTGGGCCACGCGTTCGGCGGCGGCGGATCAGGCGGCAGCCGCTGCGGCGGCCAACGGCGAAGGCCGCAACGACATGGCGATGCTCAATGCGCGTCGCCTGTCGCTGCCGACCAAACTGACCGATCGGCTGCTGGCCGGCATTGTTCCAAACACCGCCAACGCCTTGTCACCCACCGCGCGCACAGCTGCTAATGTCGCCGGCGGCAGTGTTGTTGGCAAAGGCAATGGCGACTGGACGCTGGACCCTAATTTCGCACCGGCCACGCCCAGTTATGTGCGCAGCATGGCGCAGCCGCCACTGGCTCCGGCCAAGCGCGCGTTCAGCAACGCCGATCAGTTTGTCGCAACCATGTTGCCATTGGCCAAGGAAGCCGCAGCCCGAATCGGCATCGATCCAACGGTGCTGGTTGCCCAGGCGGCACTGGAAACCGGCTGGGGCAAATCCATCATGCGTCAGCAGGATGGCAGCAGCAGTCACAACCTGTTCGGTATCAAGGCGCAAGGCAGCTGGAAAGGTCCAGAAGCCCGGGCGATCACCAGCGAGTTCCGTGACGGCAAGATGGTCAAGGAAACGGCGGACTTCCGTTCCTATTCGTCCTATGCCGACAGTTTCCACGACTTGGTCAGCCTGCTTCAGAATAACGATCGCTATAAAGAAGTCGTGAATTCGGCCGATAACCCGGAACAGTTTGTAAAAGAATTGCAGAAGGCTGGTTATGCCACTGACCCGGACTACGCCAGCAAGATTTCGCAAATCGCCAAGCAGATGAAGAGTTACCAGACTTACGCAGCCGCAACGGGCTCTTCCACTACTTTATAA